The window TAAAGGATGAAAAAGGTGTGGGGCTAATTGTTGTTGCACAGCTATTGGACAAAGCGAGCAATCAAGGAACCTATCAAGTTGTATATTTCGATCTTTCATCAAGAAAGATATTGTCTAGCAGTTCTGTGCAAGGAAAAGCCGGAGGCTTTGGATTGCGTAACTTTTGGGCTTCTTCAATGTATAAGGCTTTGAAAAAAGCAGATAAATGTTTTTATAATAAAAATTAATTGGATTATCACCAAACCAAAATTCCAAAAAGGCTGTGTATCTTTCTCAATTTCCATTAGAGAAAGATATACAGTTTTTTTATGGTGACAATAATTGAATTCTATCATTCATCACGCTTCTATATTATGGGTAAGGGAGTGAAGATTCTCTTCAGGCTGCCAACGGATATGATGCTAATGAATTCCGGGACCCATTCGTGATGAAAGAAGGCAATGTTTATAAGATGTTTATTACTACCCGTGGCTATGATAATCAATCTGCCTATCTTTATTTTTTTTCTTGTAATTCTTTTTACCTTCCAATTAGGTCTCTTTCCCGGTTATTTAAAATAAAAAATAAATTTATCTGCTACCTGCTACTAAAGTAACATTAATTACTTGATAACTAATAAAATAAACTAGTATCAGATAAACTTTCTATACAATTTATCTGCTACTAACATTTGCTATCTGCTACTAACCTGATATTCCAATTATGTATAATTGGGGAAATCACAGCCTGCTCAGTTTTCTCTAACAGTGTTTCAAAGTCGTATTCGCTCACTTTTATGGGAGTATGAACCGTAAATGTTAAGTGGTTGTCATATCATTTTAATAGATATATTTTCCCACTTCACTACGCTAAATCAATGCACAAAATAATAAAATCTGAGCTTAATGTTCCTTGGTTATTATTATGGTATCTTATTTAATCAGTTACTCATTTTTTCCGCTTTAACTAAGTAAGCCCACAGCCGTGAACCCATGAGTCCTCAGTTGAGAACTCATCGTTCTTCATCCGAGAACCCATGGGTTCACAGATGAGGGCTCACTTACATCTCTTTACAAATTGGATTAACTTATTAGGGAAAATTAGTTAATTTTATAGGTGTCCTACGGTAAAAAACAATTAAAATAAAGTGCGTATTTTATTTGAATTTCGTATCCTTTTTGCATTATCTTTATGCCATAAACGTCATTCATTTCGGTCGTATCCTCAGAAAGCTAAATATTCCTAACCGAAGGATTAACGGGAATACTTATTATGATGTTGCGGAACGTTTGATTTAGTAGCAGATAGTTCTGATTTAGTAGCAGATAAAAAGTTGAACTTTTTTATCTGCTACTAGTTGAAAGCCCTTTTGTGAGGGCTTTTTGTGCGTTTTTAGTGGAAGATGGGGGAGCTGGATACCCATTGCAGCAAAAAATAAAAATTTCTTCATTTTCTTGGTTTTAAAAAATTAATATTAAAGAGGCATCATATAATTATAAACTAATGTACCACCAAAAAAACCAGTAATATTAACAGTAATGGCAGCAATGCCATACAAAATAAAAGAAATCCATTTAAGTGTGCTGTTCTCTTTTTTACCTGAAGCAAGCATTAATCGTATTACTGAAGTTACAATAAGCAAACACATTGTAATGAAGGCAAATAATTCATGAGACTCCTTAACAGAACCTGCTGCGCCCGACATCTCAGACGTAAATAATTCTCCCGATAACCATGTAACTACAGTAGCCAATGTACCAGTGACCAACAAATACAGACTCAGCTTTGGTAAGCACAATTCCTTTTTAATAATTAAAGAAGCTAATTCAATAATGAATCCGAACATGACCAATGCTATTGGAAAATGAACCAGCATAGGATGAAGATGACTTGTATCAAACATAACTTTAAAAATATTAAGAGATTAATAGAAATGATTATCTGATTAAAAAAACAGCATTGGATGAATTATCAATTTTCATTGTGCTGTCTGTTATTTATCTGTTACTCGTTTGATTATGAGTAACAAATAAATAAAAAATAATGCAATAAAAAAAGTAAAATGAAAGAAAATTACACGATTCATATTTTCTGCACGAAATAATGGCGTACACTGTTAATACCCAACATTCTGTATTAGTTGCGGATTCATTCCCTTTACTTTTTCTGGAATAGGAAAAACAGTTGTGTATCCGTTCTCTTCGTTAGGAAGTTGTGGACGGCTGCTATATGCTCTTGTAAACTGGCCGAAGCGTATTAAGTCCTGTCGCCTCCAGCCCTCCCAAGCTAATTCCAGTTGTCTTTCGGCTAGTAGATTCTCTAAAGTTGCTTTCCGGGCAGGTGCACTAACGCGATTACGAACCTCATTCAACTCTGCATCTCCGTCATCACCATTGCGGACTTTGGCTTCGCTTTTCATCAACAGTACATCTGCATAGCGGAACAAAACAATGTCATTCTCCATTAACTTACCATCTTTTGTTCCCGTTGCGTCTACTTCATACTTCTTCATACGTGCACCCGCTGTTTTCTCATAAGGAGTATTTGAAACATCCAGAAGCACTTTCAAGGGGAAGTATTCCAGGACTGTTCCGTTATCCAGTTTCACCACGTTTCCTTTCAGATCATACACGATTCCGGCAAAATAGCATTTATCAAAACGAGGGTCTATTGTCTTTGTACAATAACCGAACGTATTGAGTGCCTCTATAGTAGCACTCGAGCCGTTTTCGCCTCCAAGTCCGTAGGCTTTGGCATGGTTGTAATGACGGGAACGGAAAAGATATTGCATCTGGTTAGTGTACATTGTTTTATTCATTGGAATGGTAAATATATTCTCATTAGATGATTCATTGAATACTGCAAAGTTGCTTTCGTATTGTGGCTCTAACTGGTATCCTAATGCCGTGATCATATCACAATAAGCGGCTGTTGCTTGCCAAGCATTCAACTGTTTACCATCCACTTCGAAGTAAATTGATTTTCCGTCTGGACGTATGTTATCCGTCCAGTTATTATCGGTGTAGATCTCTGCATTTAAAGTCAGTTTTGCCAGCAAAAAACAGATAACCGGACGAGTGAGACGTCCGTAGTAATCTCCGGACTGGTTACTACGTGCTGCAGTCAATAGAGGGGCGGTTGCCTGCAATTCTTTCACTACAAAGTCGAATATTTCTTTCCGCTCTTTCTGGACCACTTCTTTCATTGGTGTTGAGGAAGATAGTATCAACGGAACTCTTCCAAACAAATCCATAAGATAATAATAGTACATAGCGCGCATGGCGCGTACTTCCGCCCGGTAAACTGGCAGTTCGGCATCTGAATGTGTCTCTGCAAAACGGTCAATCTCCTCTAAAGATTTGTTGCAAAGATTCACCACTTTATAGAGATATTCCCATGTAGCCTGAATAGCGTCATTGTCCGTTCCCCATTTATGCAGAAACAGCCCTTGCCAGAAGCCGCCGTCATACCAGTCACCGCCACGAGTGGGCATAATAGCCTCGTCTGTAGTGAATGTATTCAGGTCATAAACACCGCGTCCTGTACCTTGTAATCCCTGGCTGTCGTTATATCCACCAACATACGTGTACAATGAAGCAACAGCGTTGAGGTAGACATCTGAAAGCGTTTTGTAAGCTTCCTTTTCAGGCAGTTTATCACGCGGGGTTTCTTCCAGAAATTTGTTGCACGCAGCAGATAACATTATCAAAACAACACATGAGAAAACATAAATATACTGGCGTTTCATTTGAATTTCCTCCATTAAAAATTAATACTCAATCCTAGCGTATAAGTCCGTGCCAAAGGGTATCCACGTTTGTCGTCCAAACCAAGCGTATTATTCACCGTTGAACTGTTAATCATGGGCGTAAGTCCGGAATATCCGCTAATTGTAGCCAGATTATTGACGGTAAACGCCAGGCGGAGCGACTGGATATACTTCTTTATTTTTTGCACAGGTACGTTCCACCCAACTGTTAAGTAGTCGAAATTAATATAGTCACCCCGCTCCAGCCAGTAATCAGTAGCTGTCTGGTCTTTGATGTTACGCTGTGGTGCCTCTTTCATCACATTATAATCCGGTAATATATTCATATTCATATAAGTCAGTGAAGTACCGTTATAGATTTTATGCCCGAAAGCTCCGTTGATCTGTATTGAGATATCCCAACGTTTGTAACGTAAACTGATGTTAGACCCCAGCAAAGCTTTGGGTACAGCCTGTCCTGCCACATAACGGTCTTCTCCGTCTTCCAGACTGACACCTCCTCCGTTCAGGTCTGCAATATCATATACTGATCCGCCGTTGGAGCCAGTGACCAGCCCTTTGGAATGCGGCAGGTAGAATACACCTAGTGGTTGCCCCACTACCTGATATACAATGTTGTTATATCCTCCGTGAAATCCGGCACCGTTCAGACTTGCCAGACTTTTGTATTTAGAGGCCGAAATGGCTTCTCCATTGTAATAACCGCTCAATGACAACAGCTTGTTTTGCTGAAAAGTAATATTGGCGTTGATATTCAGTTCCATATCCTTGGCTTTCAGAGGCGTTATTCCAATTGCAATTTCTGTTCCACTATTTCGCATAGAGCCGATATTTGCCAATAATGTGTTGTAGGTGAAAGGAGGTACACTCACATTATACAGATAGAGCATATCTTTTGTCTTCGATGTATAATAATTAGCCGAAAGTAACAAGCGGTTATCGAACAAAGCTATGTCAATTCCTGTATTGAAAGTATGCTTTACTTCCCATTTCAAGTTTGGATTCGTATTCCGTATATCACCCAGCGATACCACTGTAGAAGATCCCACAGGAATAACTCCGTTTGGTTTTACCAGATTCAGTGTAGTGTATGAATCAATTCCGCTTTGATTTCCTGCCAATCCGTATCCGATGCGAAACTTCAGGTTATTTACCATCGACAGGTGCTTCATGAACTTCTCTTCGCTCATTACCCAGGCAGCCGAAAAAGAAGGAAAGAATCCCCATTTATGATTTTTTCCGAATTTGGAAGAGGCATCTGTACGGGTATTGATTGTGAAAATATAACGGTCGGTAAATGTATAATTAAAGCGTCCCAGAAATGAGACCAGGCGAGGTTCTTCATAATAGGAATTCGTCCCTTCCCACAAACGGATTGCTCCCGACTGCAAGTTGTCGTATCCAAATTTGTCTGTGCTGAAATTTGTTACTGTGGTGTAGAAACCGGTGTATGTTTCTTTTTGCAATTCAGCCAGTACCAGTGCATCAAAGAAATGTTTTTTCCAGTTCTTTTTGTAGGTTAGCATCATGTTCCCAAGCAATGACTCTTTTTTTCGTGTTCCTTTATAAGCTTGTCCGTGTGCCCAGACTGAGGTGGGCAGATATTGTGAGTTCTCCACAATATTATTGGTATACGCACCAAACATTGCTAGTTTCCAGCTTTCGGACAGGTGGAATGTTAGTCGGGCATGACCACTGATATGCGAAGTAGCATCATTGTCTTTCACCTCCATCCAGGCCAATGGGTTAGTAATCTGGCTGGCATTCGTGATCATATCCCAGGAGTCTGTTTCCGGATTCTTATGATTGGGGAAAGTAGGATTGAAAGTGGCTGCCGAATAGAATGTCTTTTGATAATCGAACAAATTCCGATTCTTCTGAACAGAGCCAAACATACCCAGATCGCATTTTACAAAACCGTCGAAGACTTCCTGCACCATGTTCATATTGGAAGTTAAAATTTTCATATCTTCATTCAGAATTACTCCCTGGCGGTTCATAAGCCCCACGGAAACACGATAACTGGAAGCCTGAGTTCCTCCATAGAAAGCAACGTTATGATTTTGCTGCAGTCCGGTTTGTTCTGTTTCTTTCTGAAAATCAGTACTGTACCCTTTATCCAGAATGGAAATGTTTCGATCGGACGCCACTTTCCGAAATTCATCGGCAGAAAGCATTTTCAGATTCTTGTAGACTGAGGCAATACCGAAACTGCTATTATAGCTCACTCTTGTCTTGTCACTGATTCCCTTCTTTGTTGTTATTTCGATTACGCCTGAAGCACCGCGCGATCCGTACTGTGCTGTCTCAGATGCATCCTTCAAGATAGTGAAACTCTCTATGTCAGTGGGGTAAATAGAGGCAAGCATACTTAAATCACCGAAAACACCATCAACTATAATCAGCGGATCGTTGCCACTGGTTAATGAGGTTGTGCCACGTAACCGTACAGCATCCAGAGCTGCCGGACTGTTTGTGCTACGCTGAATAGTTAATCCCGGTACCCGTCCACGTATAGCATCCAGAGGGGTAGTTATTTGTTCCCTGTTCATCTGATTTTCCGTAACTTTCTCTACAGATCCCGAAACATTCTTTAGCTTTCCGGTAGCATATCCTATCGTAATTAATGAATCGGGCGGAAATATATCTGCCTTTTGTGCTATTGATGTATCTGGATAGATAGATAACAAACAGATACTTAAAATCCACCATTTGTAGTATTGTGCCATGAGTCCTGATTTTAAGGAATTATATTGTTATAACAAATGAAACCTTATATATGCTCAATTATATTAGTTATATTTCTATATTGAAATCTCTAACGATCATTGAAAATTGATTATATTTGGGTGGACTAACAAATGAAAGATTATGAAGATAGAACATGATAAAGAAAATGGAATTTTCCAGATGATGGTTGATGGAGTAACTGCCTATGTATCTTATCGGCTGGTAGATGGAGGATTAGATATTCGTCATACGATTGTTCCTGAAGAATTAGGAGGCAGAGGTATAGCATCAGCTTTGGTTAAAGCTGCCTATGACTATGCTTTGGAAAACGGATATAAACCGGTGGCTACTTGCTCGTATGCAGTGGTTTGGCTAAAAAGGCATCCGGAGTATCATGGTAAAACGGGGAATGATTTTGGTGGTGAAGGTACTTGTGCGGTGTAGATTTCATCTATGAAGAATTGTCATACACTTTACCTTTGATATCTTTGCGACAAAGAGTTCGCTTTTGTCTTAGAATCGTTATATTAGAGAGTTCTTATCTATTGTTCAGGAATTCTTTTCTGTTCCATACAAATTGATATTTTATCGCATCCTTCTTACATATAACAGAGCAGCTCCCGCACATTACACACTCAGAGTCGGCCACGAGACCCTTGTTGTCCTTTACATACTGCAGCAGGTGCACGCCCGTTCTGCAATCAGTCTCACACAACCCGCAGTTTACGCATTTCTCTGTATCGACTACTGGTACAAGCCTTGAATATTTTGCGAGATATGAGGCCGGGAATCCGAAGATACACATGTTACGGCATCCCCACCGCTTATTTGTAAGAAGTGCCGTCAGACTTGCCATGCCAATATCTACGCACCATACCAAACAGTAATGCCTGTTAAAGCTTGGTTCTAATCTGAAGGGATTGAAATGGAATCCGTTTATTGTTCCGCGCTGTATGTTCAGGTAAAAGAATGCAAAGGCAGAAGTGAAGAACATAATTTGCATAAGTACGCGAAACCATGTCATTGTTTTACGGTATTCTGCTTTCGGTTTTCTTGCATGATGGACGCAGTCATATGCTGTTCCCATGAAACAAAACCATCCACATCCAATGCGCCCTAATATAGGTGTCAACAGCAGGAATATTACCCATATAATCATAACCATTGTAACAGCTCCCCAGTAAATAGAATGCCAAATGAATCCAATGGCAAAGTACTGAAAGAAGGCGGGAGTTAGCATCAGAAAGAAGAATCGTGAGAGAAAACTTAAAGAACTAATTCGATTTTTTTTCATTTTATACTACTTTTATGAATCGTTGTTATAAGCCTTTTTCTTAGCTTCTCAGGCTTTTTTATGCCTTTGTTGAGGCCTTTTTATTGTTCTTATATGATTTTCTGTTGCTGGTTATTGTCTGTTTTGAGCAACAAAGTAACAACAAAAACTAAAATAAAAAAAGCAAACTAAAATTATTTTTTACTTTAGTTTGCTTTACCTTAAATTTTTGTTGTAAAGACTCAATTATTAGGCGAATTATACTTTTATTAGATCTTTTTTTTTCTTAAAAAATTGCCTTTACTTTCCTATAAAGCATTGCTTATCTTTCTATACTTTTCTATAGTTAATCTTGCCATTAGGTAACTTACAGTCGATTCGGCCCCTTGATTGAGATTCACATGGGTCTCTTCCAGTCCATCATAACAGCCACCTGTACATGGATTGTAAACAATTTGATGTAGTCGGTTATTTCCTAAGAACCAGTTGAATGCTATTTCCATTTTTTTTCGATACTCTTCATCCTTAAACTCCTTATAGAATGTACTTAGCGTCATAATGGTGTAAGCAACATCGATGGGCTGTTCGCCAAACCGTGCTGCTTTCTGACCTTTCAACAACCAACTCCTATTGGAAATAACTTCAATTCCATTCTTATTAAAAATATGCGATAGCAGAAATTTGAATGATGTTAGGGCTATATCTTTGTAAATGCTTTCACCTGTCATCAAAAAGGCAAATAGCATGGCTTCTGGCAAAATGCTGTTGGCATAAGTCAGGTAGCTTTCATACCATTCCCATGATTCGGATGATTCCTTTTTATACAACAGAAGCAAGCGCTTAGCATACGTTTTTACCAGATCCAGATGATCAGTGTCTTTTTCTGCCTTGTGAAAATAGAAAAGTCCTTTCATGGCAAAGGCCATTGAGCGTGGCGATTTTACAGCTTTCATACTTGGCAATGCTTTCTCAAAGATAGAGATGGCATCAGTAATCATTGCTTCGGGCAGAATATCTTTCAAAGAGACTATATAGCCTAATGACCAGAGGGCTCTTCCATTAGAATCATCTAGATTGACTTCCTTATTCTGATCCGTAAAGTTCTTCTCCAGATCAACATAATTTAAAAAGTTACCGGATGGTTGCTGGCAGGATTTTATGAAAGCGAGATATTTATAAATAAGATTAATACTTTCTTTTTCACCGTTCAATTCAAAGTACATGCAAGTTGCCACCAGTGCGCGGGCATTGTCGTCGAGTGTATAACCCGAGGAGAGATCGGGTTGATTGATTTTTGAAAACTGAATCATCCCAACATCAGTTGTCATCGACTTCAGATGACCCATATTAATTTCCGGTAAATTGTATTTAATCTGAATCTTATTATCAGATATAGATTTGAATAACATGGCATGTGCTACAGCTGAGTTTTCCCAGGCAGTATATACAATCTTTTGTAGAGTGTTTGTTCTAAAGCTTTTTCGCAACGTATTATTGTTAAGTAAAAGGTTTACACCTGCTGCTAATTGTTCCGAATTCCGAAAATCAAAAATAATCCCTGTATCTTTAGTCAAAACTTCTTTTGCATGTGGAATTGGTGTGGAGATGATAGGACAACCGCAGCTCATGGCATACACAAACGTGCCACTTACTGCCTGATTGGGATCGTTCGTGGTGAACAGATAAATATCAGTAAGCTGTAAATATTCAAGCAATTCAGGCAATGACAGGTATTTATTAATAAATATCACGTGGCCTTTAATATTGAGATCATTCACTATCTGAATAAGATTTTCTCTGTATATTTCGCCCTCGTTCTTTACAACCTCGGGGTGTGTTTTACCAATAATCAGAAACACTACCTCGGGAGATTGTTTTATTATTGCCGGCAAAGCATTCAATGTAGTTTCAATACTCTTTCCGGAACTAAGTAGTCCGAAGGTTGTAAGTACTTTACGACTGGCTAAACCGTATTTTTCTTTTAAAAAATCTTCGTTCAGATGAAGCACTAAGTGCGTTCCGTGAGCTATCACCGTTATTTTCTTTCTCAGAATGCCATAATCACTCATCAGTATCTTGGCCGAAGTTTTAGTCATAACAACAATAGACTGACAGGCAGCTGCAATATTTTTGACTTTTAGTTCCAATTGTGCATCCGGATTGGGAAGCACAGTGTGAAAGACTAACGCAACCGGTTTAGTAAGATCATTCAATAACTGCAGAAATGCTTGCTCCTGATATTTATAGAAGCCAAACTCATGCTGAATCAGTACGAGTTGAATCTGGCTATCATTATTAATATTCTGAGCCAGATCTGTATATGAAGCAATCTGCGAAGTATCAAGAGTGTATTTTACTTCTTCAGGATAGTTGTAACTGACTTTGCCTGTTTCTAGTGCGCAAACTTTAATAGATAATGAATTGCTGAATTTCTTATTTAAAGTGGTAATTAAATCTTGTGAATAGGTTGCTATACCGCATTCGCGAGGTGGATAAGACGTTATAAATAAAATTTCGGCTTGAGGGGTGATATTATTTTTCATTGTTTCTGTATTTAGCCGTTAATTCTTCTACTAAAGCTGTTAGATTCAACGATGCACATGCTATAGAAGAATCGGCAGCACCGTAATAAATAAATAAGGTATCGCCAAATAAGGCTGTTCCGGTTGGGAAACAAACGTTATTAACGTAACCATTTAGTTCCCAATTGTATTCCGGGGAAAACAATGCATTGGGTAGTCGGGCCAGTTCTTTGGAAGGATCATTCAAATCAAGTAAAGCAGCACAGGCGGAATAGACTAGCCCGTTTTCGGTTTCTTCTACGCCATGGTATATTAGCAGCCATCCATGTTTTGTTTCAATGGGAGGGCATCCACCTCCTATATAATTGCATTCGTGCTGATAGACAGGATCCATTACAATATGATCCTGAAAGTTTTGAAAATAGTTTTCCCAGTATTCTGGGGTCAGATCTTTTATGTTTTTAACGGATACAATCTGAATTCCAGGTCTTATGCGATGCAGAAATACTAAATTCCCATTAATTTTGCGTGGAAAGAAAACTACATTTTTATCCCATAACAGGATTTTTTTATCAGGATCAGATTCCTGATAATAGAATTTATGATTATGATAGTAATTCTCATTTACTTTACCGGCTGATTCTACAAGAAATACAAAATGTGCGTATGAAATATCAGGAACTACGAGTCCTTGTTTCGTGAAATGTACTAAATCTTTTGATGTGGCTAAAGCACCGCGGGCATTGGTCCCATCATATCCCGTATAAGACATATAATAGGTATCGTCAATCTTAACAATACGGGGATCTTCAACGCCTTGTGATTCATAACTAAACTCGGGAACTATAAGAGGCTTATCACCTCTTTCAGCTACATTAAATGGTCCGTCCAACCGGCAATAACCAATCGTTGATTGATTCCAGAGTTGAACTGCCCGATAAAATACATGAACGCTGTCGCCTACACGAATTATGGCAGGGTTTAATATGCCTTCATTTTCAAACTCCAAATCGGACTTTGATAATATAACTCCTTCTTTTTTTACTTCAATCATGACTGTTTATATTGAGTGATTTAAACTAAAAACCCTTCTCTTTGTCTATCGACATTGGAGAAGGGTTGATGTAAAATGTAACATTTTAGGATCTCTTAATAGATAGCTTTTAATTATGAATTAATCATCACTTCTATTTTTTCGTTTTAAGGCTTTGTCAGCTCTTTTTTCTTTCAGACTTTTTACAGCTTCTTTTTTTTGAGATTTCTCTTTTACTTCTTTTCCTTTAGGCATAATATTTATTTTAAAATGTGTAGAATTTCTCTATAGTTGAGAATTTATATAAATGAATCGGTAGATGTGTGATTTATTCTTTACTGTAATTATTGATACTCCAGGTTGTTAATTTACAAGGGTTATTACCAATTATTCTGCAGTCTAAGAGATCTCTGCGAACTAATATGTAGTAATTGATTAAGATGATAAGCTGTTTCTTTTCCTTAGTTTATCAAGATGTATATATATAAAACTTAAGTTGTTATGAATCAACCTCTATTTATTGGCGTTCATTTTGGCTTTCTTAGTTTTCTATTGTGGTAGATAATAATTCTATTTCCAAATGTACGACATAAATCTCAGTTTTCAAAATTAATTGATATATATTAACCTGTTGTAAGAATTAAAATCGTAAGAAAATGATTTATAAAAAGTTGAGCATATCGATAAAATATTTGATGTATGAAAACAGTTTAACTCTGATTTTGTGAATTCTTGTGGAAATATCCCCCGGTGTGGTGTTGTACCTAAATTCTCTGATTTGGAAATCTTAGTGTATTTGCCAACCTTAACTTTGGATATATTGTGGTATTTCGCATAATTGTAGAGTTGGTCACGTGTCAGATAAAATTTCTCCATAGCTTCCGCTACCGTATAATATTTTGGTTTTTCGGGTTCTGCTATACCTTTATGAAAGAAAGTCTGCTGCTCATTTTAAGATGTTAGTTCTCTTTTATTTCGTCCGAAATATGTCAACTATCGTAAACCATTGTCAACCATTGTCAACTTCGTCCACGACCTTTCCGAATAAGTTTTAGGTACAAACCACTGAGCAGATATCTTTTGATTTTGATTGTGGTTCTATCTGTGAGTTAGATTGAGATAAAGACTTTTTTTTATTTTGAAAGATACGTTCTACTATAGGCAACAGATATTCATTTACAATGGATTGGAAACTTATATAGATTGCACTTAGTAACAGACAACAAATCGTAAAAGCCACAACTCCCGTAAACTCATCCATCTGTAGTTCTTTCACCACAAACAAACGAAATGTCATAGCAATGCACAATATTGATGCAAAAAGAAATAAATAGATGATAATATAGTCTGTTTTCTTAGCTATCATATTAATCAATAGTTATTGTTTGTGCGCAAATATATGCTAATAACTATTTGATTCCTATACTTTGCGGATCAGTGGATGCTTGTGGCTTCGTTTGGCAGCATTTGGCTAAAAAATAGTTGATGTATTATTATGTCTTTGGTTATATTGAGAGCGTATTTGAAATAAGTTCATTCCATCTATATCTTAATTTATTCATTTCAATAGAATTACATATCTTCGAGAGTCAGGCAAGCAGTCTCTATTTCATATTTAAAGAACAATCTCGTGCGTACTGTTTCAATCTTTTGTTGAAATAGTTCTGGCTTGAAGTTCTTGCGTTGACGTTTTACTTCGGCAATAAAGACTTTGGATGATTCTGCTGAAATTGCAATGATATCTATTTCATTCTGGTCCACATTCTTTCCTTTAGAGGTTTTCCACCAGGAACCTATGTTTTTATAAATCTGTTTTTCTCTGAGTTGTTCACGAAAGTACCGTTCCAATGTCGAACCGGAATAGGTCGGATAATCAGCTTTTACGATTTCGGCAAGTTTTGTGAATAATCCAGCTTGTACGAAATCCTGATGTTTCACAATGTAT of the uncultured Bacteroides sp. genome contains:
- a CDS encoding glycosyltransferase, whose translation is MKNNITPQAEILFITSYPPRECGIATYSQDLITTLNKKFSNSLSIKVCALETGKVSYNYPEEVKYTLDTSQIASYTDLAQNINNDSQIQLVLIQHEFGFYKYQEQAFLQLLNDLTKPVALVFHTVLPNPDAQLELKVKNIAAACQSIVVMTKTSAKILMSDYGILRKKITVIAHGTHLVLHLNEDFLKEKYGLASRKVLTTFGLLSSGKSIETTLNALPAIIKQSPEVVFLIIGKTHPEVVKNEGEIYRENLIQIVNDLNIKGHVIFINKYLSLPELLEYLQLTDIYLFTTNDPNQAVSGTFVYAMSCGCPIISTPIPHAKEVLTKDTGIIFDFRNSEQLAAGVNLLLNNNTLRKSFRTNTLQKIVYTAWENSAVAHAMLFKSISDNKIQIKYNLPEINMGHLKSMTTDVGMIQFSKINQPDLSSGYTLDDNARALVATCMYFELNGEKESINLIYKYLAFIKSCQQPSGNFLNYVDLEKNFTDQNKEVNLDDSNGRALWSLGYIVSLKDILPEAMITDAISIFEKALPSMKAVKSPRSMAFAMKGLFYFHKAEKDTDHLDLVKTYAKRLLLLYKKESSESWEWYESYLTYANSILPEAMLFAFLMTGESIYKDIALTSFKFLLSHIFNKNGIEVISNRSWLLKGQKAARFGEQPIDVAYTIMTLSTFYKEFKDEEYRKKMEIAFNWFLGNNRLHQIVYNPCTGGCYDGLEETHVNLNQGAESTVSYLMARLTIEKYRKISNAL
- a CDS encoding pesticidal protein Cry7Aa gives rise to the protein MIEVKKEGVILSKSDLEFENEGILNPAIIRVGDSVHVFYRAVQLWNQSTIGYCRLDGPFNVAERGDKPLIVPEFSYESQGVEDPRIVKIDDTYYMSYTGYDGTNARGALATSKDLVHFTKQGLVVPDISYAHFVFLVESAGKVNENYYHNHKFYYQESDPDKKILLWDKNVVFFPRKINGNLVFLHRIRPGIQIVSVKNIKDLTPEYWENYFQNFQDHIVMDPVYQHECNYIGGGCPPIETKHGWLLIYHGVEETENGLVYSACAALLDLNDPSKELARLPNALFSPEYNWELNGYVNNVCFPTGTALFGDTLFIYYGAADSSIACASLNLTALVEELTAKYRNNEK